The DNA sequence TAAAAATCAGAGCCAACTGGGGGATTACAGGAAATCAGGAGTTTGCTCCCAATTCAGCAATCGGAAGAGCCAGTTACGGGAATAACGGAAATTTAAATATCGATTCGAATGCTAATGATGATCTAAAATGGGAAACGACAGAATCATGGGGTATCGGAACTGATTTTACGTTGTTAAAAAACAGATTAACAGGTAGTCTGGATTACTTTTACAGAGATACTAAAGATTTAATTTTTCCTGTTCCGCAAGCCTCAACACAACCGGGGCCCAATACACCACGTAACAAAAATTTACCCGGAAATCTAATCAATCAAGGAGTTGAAATTAGTCTGGATTACAAAATAATTGAGACGGAAAATATCTCTTGGGAAATTTCAGCCAATGCTTCATTCCTGAAAAACGAAATGAAAAACTTCAGAGGTACTGTAGGAACCGGTGGTTTAAATGGTCAGGGATTAGACGGCGCTTATACACAAGTAATCACCAATAATAAACCGCTTTATTCCTATTATCTGTACGATTTTAAAGGATATGATGCTACGGGCAATTCTATTTATACCAATGCCGCAGGGCAGCCAGTCGGACTTGGAGAGGCTTCCAAACAATTATTAGACAAACAACCATTGCCAAAATTAAATTATGGTTTTTCTTCTACTTTCAGATACAAAGGATTTGATGCCGTAGTTTCCTTTTACGGAGTAGCAGGAAATTATATTTACGACAATACACAAAATGCTTATTTCTTTAAAGGCGCCTTTTTAGGAGGTCGAAATGTTACCGAGAAAGCCGCTTATTCGGAGCAAGCGCAAGGAGATCCAAACTCCCCTTCGACGAAATTTTTGCAAAAGGGAGATTTTTTGAGAATGGGTGAATTAACATTTGGATACACTTTTACCGGAGCTTTAATTGAACGAATGAAATGTAAAAATGTACGCATTTATGCAAACGGTTCCAACTTATTATTGTTTACCAATTACACCGGATTTGATCCCGAAGTAGATATCAATAAACAAGTTAACGGAGTTCCTTCTGCTGGTATGGATTATCTGGCCTACCCAAGATCAAAAGGCATCGCTTTTGGACTTAACGTAACATTTTAATTTTAAAAATTATGAAAACTAAAAATATTATAAAAAGTATCTTTTTCGCCAGTACATTGTTTTTAGGTGTTAGCTGTACGAATTTGAATGAAGAAGTTTTAGACGGAACCCTCACCGGAGGAGATAATACTCCTGTTAATACCGCCGCTTTGTTGCGAACCGCTTATCAAGGGTTAAGAAATTTTCAGGTACAAGAGCAAATGCATACCCTTAACGAAATGTCTACTGATGCCTTAGTCGGTCCCACAAGAGGAGGAGACTGGGATGATAATGGTACCTGGAGACAATTTCATGCACTTACGTGGACGCCCGATAATGTCGAAATCAGAAATGCCTGGAACAGTTTGTTGGCAAGTGTGTACGATTGTAATACGATAATCGAAAAGTCTAAGAATCCTTCCGAAATTGTTCAGGCGCGTTTTTTAAGAGCCTTCTTTTATTACAATGTTTTGGATTTATACGGACAAACTCCGTACAGAGAACCGGGATCTCCGCTAACAAATGACCCTAAAGTATGGACCAGAGCACAGGCAACCGATTTTGTAATTACCGAATTAGAGGCTATTTTGAATGATTTACCGGAACGTGTTGCGGGAGATGCAAGTATAGTCAATAGTGATGCAGGTCATTTTTTATTGGCTAAAATTTATTTGAATATCGGGGTTTTCAAAGCAGCAAATCCAGCTGGTCCATATATTTTTGAAGCCGCAAATATGAATAAGGTCATTGCTCATGTAGAAGCCATAAAAAGTAGTTTAGCCGCTTCGTATTGGGATAATTTTGTTCCGGAAAATAACACTTCGCCTGAGATTTTATTTTCTTCAAAAAATGTATTGGGTGATGGAGGAGCGCTTGGCGACTACTGGCGATACGGAATGCATTACAATCAAACACCGGACGGCTACAATGGTTTTTGTACAGTAGGAGAATATTACGATCGATTTAATGCCGCAGACGAACGTCGCCAGCATTCGACTCCTGAAATTATCGCGCATTTCGGGAACCCAATCGGATTTCAATTTGGACAAATGTATGCTCCTGAGACAACCGATGAGGTTACAGGAGTAATTACACCGGGAGGAACAATTCCTTTAAAAGACAGAAACGGAAATCTTTTGTTTTTTACCAAAGAAGTACAACTAATTCTCTCAGGACCAACGATTGAAACTGCCGGAATCAGAACTCAAAAATACCAACCCGATGTAAATAATTTAGACAATCCCGAAAACGACTTTATCTTAATGCGTTATGCCGATGCTTTGTTAATGGAAGCCGAAGCCGTTCTTAGAGGCGGTTCCGCATCAGGCAATGGCTCTGCTCAGGATATTTTGGATAAGATTGCAGTTCGTACAGGAGTTCCGGCTCCAACAGCAACACTCCAAAATGTTTATTTTGAAAGAGGCAGAGAATTATGGTGGGAAGGATGGAGAAGAAATGATATGATTCGTTTTGGAACTTTTCTAGGTGTCAGAGAATTGAAAAAGAATACCTCCTCAGAGAAATATCTGTTGTATTGTCTCCCGTCAGACGCTTTGTTTAATTTGAATTTAAAGCAAAATCCAGGGTATTAAACGTATATTTTCATGTTTAGCAAATTCGGTATGCAGAGCCTTCTGGTTAAAAGGTTTTGTATATCGAATTTGTGTTTTAATCTATTGGATGCAATTCATTTTAACACCTAGAGACATAGCCAACAAAGCTTGAAAAAGACCTTGCAGGAAAACCACAATGCATCAATCAGTAATTTAAAAACCGAATTAAGGTCTTAAATTAATAGGTGAAAAATTTATGATTTTCTTGAAACTTCTCCAATTGTAAAATAAAAATCTATGTCTCTATGTGTTAAAAAAACATTTAGCTAAGTTACACCCATCAAGTTGTTTTATTAATTTTTAACGCCAGACTTTAGTTTCTTAAATTCTTCGTTTTTAGCATACAAAAAATCCATTGTGGTTAAGATATTGCTGTGTTCTAAAAGGGTTTTAGACTTTGGGTCAGCATCACAAAACTCGAGATATAAAGGAACTTCTTCGGCGTTTAATTTCAGCTCTTTAGTAAAAAAATCAGGAGGGCAGGTTTTGGCAATTAGTTTCTTAAAATCATTTTGATTTCGATTGTCTTTTTTTGGTTTTCCATTTCCAAAAGGAATTGTCAGTGACATTCCGTTGGCTATTGTTCCGTCTTTATAACCCGGAATGGTTCGGGTTAGATCGTTGGCTCTTTTAAAAATATCTATTTTGTTGATAGCATCCGGATCGTATTTGATTTTATCAAATTTTATGTTGGTGATGACTATTTCGTTTAACTCTTCCGGTTTGACAACCATATTGACAAGAAGATTGTTTTCAGCAATAGTTGCCTTAGTTATCTTTAGTCTTGTAAAAAAATAAGCACTGGAAAAAAATAATAAACTGTCTCTCACTTTTACAGCAATAGAAAACTCTCCCAAATCATTTGTCGTTGTGCTGGTCTTCGCCGTTTTATTAATGACTTCTACTTTTCCGAGGGGTTTATTGTTGGAAAGAACTTTTCCATGAAGTAACTTGTCAGATTGAGAAATGGAAAGTTGATAGGTGAAAAAAGAAATTGTGGTAAGTAATTTTACTTTCATAAAAGGTTAGTTTGATGAAAGTAAAATTATTAGAATTGTCTTAATGAAAACTTATGGAAGATGTAAAGTCTTGTTAATTGATCTGGAAATCAAAAGTAACCTCCTTTTTCGGTTTCATAAATTTAAAGGAATATTTTTTCTGTAAACTTTTCTAGTTCTCCATTATTTATTAAAACCGGTCCATGACCAAAACAGAGTGTTTTAGGTTTTAAAGCGGCTAATTTTAGAATAGATTTTCTGTTTAGTTCTTGATCAGTCGTAAATAAACCGAGAGGTTCATGTAACCCAACTATTGTGGTTAATAAATTCATATTGGTCAAAACGTCTCCAACAATGAGCAGACCATCTTTTTCTCTGAAAAAAGAAAGATGTCCGCGAGAATGTCCCGGAGTTTCAATTACTGTAAATCCGGCAATAGCATCTCCTTCTTTTAAGGTTTGCGATATGGAATGCCCTTCTCCTGCCCAGAATTTTTGTTGAAATTTTGGAATCAAATGTTTGGGATTTGGATATTCAAAAGTAACATTTCCGTTTTCTGCGGCTGTTTTTTCTAATTTGCTGCACCAAAGTGGAATGCTTAACGTTTCACAAATCGTTTTACTGCTTCCCTGATGATCTGCATGGGCATGCGTCAGTACATGTTTGGTTACCGTGTGGTTTTTTAAAGCGTTTAGAATAATTCCGGCAGAGCTTTTAATTCCGGCATCAACAAGAACATCTTCTATCAGATAACAGTTAATCGCATTTCGTGGAAAT is a window from the Flavobacterium cupriresistens genome containing:
- a CDS encoding RagB/SusD family nutrient uptake outer membrane protein; the encoded protein is MKTKNIIKSIFFASTLFLGVSCTNLNEEVLDGTLTGGDNTPVNTAALLRTAYQGLRNFQVQEQMHTLNEMSTDALVGPTRGGDWDDNGTWRQFHALTWTPDNVEIRNAWNSLLASVYDCNTIIEKSKNPSEIVQARFLRAFFYYNVLDLYGQTPYREPGSPLTNDPKVWTRAQATDFVITELEAILNDLPERVAGDASIVNSDAGHFLLAKIYLNIGVFKAANPAGPYIFEAANMNKVIAHVEAIKSSLAASYWDNFVPENNTSPEILFSSKNVLGDGGALGDYWRYGMHYNQTPDGYNGFCTVGEYYDRFNAADERRQHSTPEIIAHFGNPIGFQFGQMYAPETTDEVTGVITPGGTIPLKDRNGNLLFFTKEVQLILSGPTIETAGIRTQKYQPDVNNLDNPENDFILMRYADALLMEAEAVLRGGSASGNGSAQDILDKIAVRTGVPAPTATLQNVYFERGRELWWEGWRRNDMIRFGTFLGVRELKKNTSSEKYLLYCLPSDALFNLNLKQNPGY
- a CDS encoding MBL fold metallo-hydrolase; translated protein: MKTIAKDVYQIPLFPRNAINCYLIEDVLVDAGIKSSAGIILNALKNHTVTKHVLTHAHADHQGSSKTICETLSIPLWCSKLEKTAAENGNVTFEYPNPKHLIPKFQQKFWAGEGHSISQTLKEGDAIAGFTVIETPGHSRGHLSFFREKDGLLIVGDVLTNMNLLTTIVGLHEPLGLFTTDQELNRKSILKLAALKPKTLCFGHGPVLINNGELEKFTEKIFL